The genomic interval CTCAGGTCAGAAAGCTTTGGGAGCGTGTGAGGTGCTGGCGTCCCAAACGCGACTCGTTGAACCATCCACAATAAATATGCTGCGGCCAGGATGATGCCCAGCGAGGCGAAGGCTGTTGCCGCCTTGCTCCAGAGGAACGTGCCGGCCAGAACCATAAATTCACCAACGAAACTGTTGGTCCCGGGAAGTCCCAGTGAAGAGAGCGCAAAAATAACCAACAAGGTCGCATACCGAGGCATCGGCTTGGTCAACCCCATGTTATCGGCAATCTGGCGGCTATGCGTACGTTCATAAATCATCCCGACACAGAGGAAGAGTCCACCGGTCGTAATGCCGTGATTCACCATCTGCATAATGGCACCCTCGATACCTTGAATGTTGAACATGAACAGGCCGAGGGTGACAAACCCCATGTGGCTGACGCTCGAATAGGCAATCAACTTTTTGAGATCAGCTTGGGCCAATGCCATATAGGCCCCATAGATGATCGCCACAATTGAGAGGACAACCATCAGAGGCGTGAAGAGACGAGAGGCGTCGGGTAGCATCGGCAGGCTGAATCGTACAAAGCCATAGGTGCCCATCTTGAGCAGCACGCTGGCGAGAATCACACTGCCGGCAGTCGGGGCCTCCACGTGTGCGTCGGGTAACCAGGTATGGAATGGGAACATCGGAACCTTCACGGCGAACGCGGCAAAGAAAGCGAAGAACAGCCACGTCTGAAGAGAAATGGTATAGGTCTGCCGACTGAGCTCAAGAATATCGAAGGTGTGGCCACCCTGGAAATACAACACTAAGATCGCGACCAGCAACAAGACGCTACCGGCAAGGGTATAGAGAAAGAACTTGATTGCGGCATACAGTCGATTTGGTCCACCCCACACTCCGATC from Nitrospira sp. carries:
- a CDS encoding NADH-quinone oxidoreductase subunit M produces the protein MTGFPWLTALIMLPLLGAVAVFVVKDASVRLTALSVTIVDLLISLPLWWLFDATSGQMQFLESAAWIPTLSINYRLGLDGISLPLVLMTTILMPLCVLISWHAIETRLRSFMAMLLIMEGAMIGVFAALDFVLFYVFWEAMLIPMYLLIGVWGGPNRLYAAIKFFLYTLAGSVLLLVAILVLYFQGGHTFDILELSRQTYTISLQTWLFFAFFAAFAVKVPMFPFHTWLPDAHVEAPTAGSVILASVLLKMGTYGFVRFSLPMLPDASRLFTPLMVVLSIVAIIYGAYMALAQADLKKLIAYSSVSHMGFVTLGLFMFNIQGIEGAIMQMVNHGITTGGLFLCVGMIYERTHSRQIADNMGLTKPMPRYATLLVIFALSSLGLPGTNSFVGEFMVLAGTFLWSKAATAFASLGIILAAAYLLWMVQRVAFGTPAPHTLPKLSDLSAREMATLLPLAVLIFAIGLFPNPLLSRMHASVDQIIARVLPSSHQQTSTHAVPGQSTSWQKNDLMMALDRVHVQPARPIDSLRLMEQQGERP